AACCCTTCCGGCACGAGGATCGTCTGACCGTCCGGATTTACCCACTCTTTCACTTTGTCTCTCGGGAATCCAAACATCGTTCCCTTTGGAAAAGCGCATGCGGTATCTACCCCCATCACATCCGCCAGGTCTTCCTCGATCATACCCGCCATAATGTAAACGTCAACGACCGTCACCGGACGTTTCTCAAGCCCGTAATATTCTCTCAGCCCCTCGATGCAGCTCACATGCATGGTCGAATCATTGATTCCTCCGAAATCCACTGCTACTTTGTCCGGCTGCTTATGGTTTAACGATGCCTGTACCCGTTCTCTGTGTGTCATCATAGTCTCCTCCATCATCCTTTTATTTCCAGCTGCTCATGTCCCTTAAGGATTCGCCGAATGTATCAACGTTATCTTTATTTACAAATACCGTGCCGGAATCATTGATTTTTTCAGCCGGCTCTTTCCCCTCTGTCTGGTATTCCACGATCCACTGTGCTGCCTGATACCCCATTCTGTAATAGTTTTGGGACATGGTTCCGTAGATTTTCCCTTCCCGTATCAGATCCAGTACCTCCTGTGTATCATCGATGGACATGATGGTCAGTTTATCCAAAAGCCCCATCTCCGTGGCAACCTGTGCCGCTCCAACTGCCCCCGCCGGTGATACGTTCGCACACACATTGACATCCGGATACGTGGTGAACAGATTCTGCCACAGATCTACTGAAGTAGCCAGGTCATCATTATTTTCTTCCAGCGACAGTTCCTGGTAGCCGCTGACACCTTCGAACACGCTCTTATACCCGTTTGTCGTATCGATAACGGACGAGTTTGTGATGGTACTTCCCACGTAAATGACCTGAGGTGCCTCATCTCCCAGCTTTTTGGCCACCTCTTCTGCAGCCATTGCCCCCAGCGTCTCTCCATTTGTTCCGATGTATGCGAAATATGGCGCCTCGATCTCGCTTCCGGCATTTACCAGCACCACCGGTATACCCGCTTCATCTGCCTGGCTCATGACATTTACCATGGCCTCCGGATTCAGACCGCACGTAATGATACCGTCCACGCCTTCCGCGATGGCAATCTCCATCTGCTTGATCATGGAATCCACATCAATGTTTGCAGGTCCGACCCAGTCCCCGGTAAAGCCAAACTCATCTGCGGCAGCATCAAAGCCCTCCTTTGACACCAGCCAGACATCGCTTGCCAGAAGCGGTGTGATATAGACTATGTGCAGATCCTCCGCACTTTTCTTTTCGGCTGTTTCGGTACTTCCTTCCTCGGTCTTTGCCTCTGTTTTTTCATCTGCCGACTCGATGTCGCTGGCATTACCACAACCCCCAAGCAATCCAACTGCCATTGCCAATGTCAACATAATACCTAATACACGTTTTTTCATGCTTCATTTCCTCCTCTTTGTTAAATTTGTAAGTGGTCTGTTTAAAGTGATAAGGCTGCCGCCTCCAGAAGAATCTGTTCATTCACCTCATTTTTCATAAACTCACCTGCGATCCTGCCATCCCTGAGTACCACGAACCGGTCACACAGAGAGATCAGTTCGGGCATTTCCGAGGAAATGACCACAATGCTTAAACCTTCTTCCGCAAGCTCATTGATGATCTTATAGATCTCCGCCTTAGCCCCGACGTCGATCCCTCTTGTCGGTTCATCCAGAAAGAGCACCTTCATATCGGTAGCCAGCGCCCGGGAGATGATCACCTTCTGCTGATTTCCGCCGGACAGACTTGTGATGCTGGTCTCTGAACTGGGGGCCTTGATCTTCAGATAGTCGAAAAATTTATGAACGACCGCCTTTTCTTCTTTTTTCTGGATGAACGTATGTTTTGAGATCTTATCCATGATGGATAATGTCATGTTCTCTCTGATCGTCATCGTTCCAACGTAACCATCATGTTTCCTGTCCTCGCTGACCATGAAGAATCCGTTTTTGATCGCCTCTCTCGGATCCCTGTTTTCACATTCCTTTCCCTCAACGCAGATACTGCCCCTGGTCCTCGGCAGCGC
The Ruminococcus gauvreauii genome window above contains:
- a CDS encoding substrate-binding domain-containing protein, coding for MKKRVLGIMLTLAMAVGLLGGCGNASDIESADEKTEAKTEEGSTETAEKKSAEDLHIVYITPLLASDVWLVSKEGFDAAADEFGFTGDWVGPANIDVDSMIKQMEIAIAEGVDGIITCGLNPEAMVNVMSQADEAGIPVVLVNAGSEIEAPYFAYIGTNGETLGAMAAEEVAKKLGDEAPQVIYVGSTITNSSVIDTTNGYKSVFEGVSGYQELSLEENNDDLATSVDLWQNLFTTYPDVNVCANVSPAGAVGAAQVATEMGLLDKLTIMSIDDTQEVLDLIREGKIYGTMSQNYYRMGYQAAQWIVEYQTEGKEPAEKINDSGTVFVNKDNVDTFGESLRDMSSWK